Below is a window of Phyllopteryx taeniolatus isolate TA_2022b chromosome 16, UOR_Ptae_1.2, whole genome shotgun sequence DNA.
AATGCCTGCAAGAGGTCCAAGAACAATGAGTCTCTGCCAGCTTcagagcacatacagtacagttcaTTATACACAGGGAGGTCAACATGAAGCACACTGACCTTGGAGGCTATAGGCTCCATCTCTGAACTCCAGCGTGAAGTAGTCATAGGAGGAGCGATTGGAGTCCAGGGTCCCAGTCACCTTCCTGCAGCCGATGAAGCCGTGCTCGCCACGCAGCACGATGATGGGGCGGTTGATCAGCTTCATGATGAACTCCTCAGACTCCCCTGGGGCAGTTAAATGCATATTTCTTACTTGAGTAATGCAAGTTACTGGGTAGTAGTAATTGTGGCAGAGTGAGATGACTAACTGAAGCATAAAATCTCCAATGTGGAGGTATGGTTTGTAACAATAACCCTTTCAAAAATCAAACACTTCTGCTGTCAAGATCAGCAAtcatcactttaaaaaaaagaacaaagaagaaTAGAACTTCTGATCTTGTTCAttcaacattttacttttatttactcTTGGATTGCAATATCCTTCTGAAAACATCTGTACGCTGAAATAATCCGGACAACCAATTCACAGCCTTAAATTAAAATTAGCATGAGACTCACGGCCAAGATTTTGACAGTTTCACAGTCACTGACTATAGCTAGACAAAATCTGTTCAATATACACTaatggtaacaaaaacattggCACAATAAAACATGCTTAAGGACTGTCAACCACATGCCAAGTGCATGGCACTGTAAGGGGCATCAAACATTTTCGTTGggggccacattgtagatacggtttccctcagagggccattatgttTAAGCATATATTATTacacaaacaacaaattgatggaaaaagtaattttgaaatcagaagtcaagaacAATATTTTGTTCAGGTTACTGTAAAAGGGGGTtggtaaaaatgtttgcaatatcacaacattattattcattatatgACTGTTTAAAATTTTGGTAcggattttagcaagaatcctGGAAGTTAATGCACAATTTgctttcacaggccacataaaatgatgtggggggccggatctggcccccgggccttgtgtttgacacATCTGGGCTATGAGGTCATTTGACCAATCAAAAACTTGAAGTCATAATGGCACAAAAAGGTTTTCCAAAAGCTTAAATAAGatattagaaaatatttttcctaAAGTAATCAGAACGGTAAAACCTCACAGAAACAACATGGATCATTCATCAAGCAGTCAAACTGACCGGCAGAGTCAATGGTGGCTGCTAGCTGGCCATTTTTCTTGGCGGCAACGTATTTCCCGTTGGCGGCCCGCAGAGTCAGCCTCTTCCCACGCCACTCGATGTCAAAGTAGCAATTAGTTGACCTACAGACCGACAAATGAAAAGGCATGATGAGATCACATCCACGTGGCACCTGCATGAGCGGCAAGTGTAAACACACGCAGCTGTTACACAATTGGTTACAGAGACAAACTGCTAGATTTGAAGCAAGCGCCTTCATTCATTTCCCTCTACTTGGCACAATGTATTGCTCAAATAATACATTCTGGTCTAGATTTCACATAAGAGAAGCAAGCCTGTGTTTTAGCTCAAACATTCTCCAGTTGTGTTTTTCCTCTTAGAGCTGAAACCAAGAGGAAATCAAATGTGGTTTCACGTGGAAGGTGTCAAGAGAATAGAAGTGAGAGTGTGGTAATGGAATGTGGCTGCCTTATCATGTTTGTCTCAGTTTTGTTTTATCTCAGGTTGATGCTTTTGAGATAAGTGAGTAAGGTTAGTGGGACCTCTGAAGTCAAACTGTTCCGGAATGCTGACCGACCTCCAATTTTGGATTCAAAACcaaggaaataatggaaatacatTTGTAGGAGTACTCCTTTCCACAGTTAAACTGGAACCTATAATTgccaaaaatgtgtatttttatttttattttttttaactatacagGCAATGATTTAGTTAACATTTAAACATCATCAACTGCCATGCAAGTGtcaattataatgggtgtcaattatctgCCCATTTTCCCTATTAGCAGTCCAGCCCGGTCCCCATCTCCCGCGAactgtgggggtccactgtacaataATGGCGGATTTCCCATCCAAACAAGCTCTCCTCCCCTCATCACAGTCCTTCATACTACATCAAGAGTATTCAATAAAGGTAAAattgatgtttaatgttcatttatccatttcatttatattcatttcaCATCGTTCTCTTGATGTTAAACTATAGTTCTCTCAAgctatttttgtttgcatttgggTGTTTCTGGAACTGATTAATTGGTTTTACATTATCTCCTATGGGAAATATTCCTGTAGTTTCAGTTTTTTAGTCATGTTTTTGGGCAACggattaatcacaaaaaccgaggttccacgtTTGTAATTTCcagctgcctctcacaggtaaGTCTTGGTACTAGGACATCTGGTGTGGCGCTAGGAAATTTGCGATTGTCGGTGTAAGTATCAGTGTGTGGTGGGACTATGGGAACCGTAAGAACAcgtcagtttttttccccacctcgTGTGCCGTCTGCACAatatggggggcggggggaatgacattgcaattttattttttttttaaacctgcaataatacaggatcagtgttgggaaagtgcATAGTTACGACAGCATAGCAGCAAGGTTTACAatcttttgagcatgtccaaacGGATCCCTCTGCTGtgcagttgattcactgtatattacagtacaccaacatcgcagtaGACTCTGCAATGTGAAtattgcgcacacgtacatcgATGACAATGCTCACAAAATATCAGGCAGTCCtagtctctcacattttaaaaattggtcAAGAAGTAAAAAACTAAATTGCTGTATGTATCCAGCTTTCGCTGCTCAGACCCCAACTTAACACAAAGCTAGTCAAATCAACAGTTTGTGTAACTCAAAATGTAGATGCACAAACTATGTGGGATGTGCGTGATAAGAACCAAACTTTGAATTTGATTGATGACAAGGGGCTTTTCTGGTCCCTTTCTAGAGCACCAAGAGAAAGTACCCAGGCACACAGGATTGGAGTCGAGGGTTAACAGCTAGCACTCTTGCTAGACATGAAAGAAAATCACTCTGCACAGGTTGAGGCTGCTGACAAAAATGCATTAGGTCGCCCTCAACATACCAAGGCCTTGACCCCATTCGCCCACGCACCATATAGGACCCCCCATATACACACAGGCCTCAAGTATCTCAAATAACCAGCTAGAACTACAAACTAAGATTAGTGATGGACTATCTGATTCTTCATTATCCTCCCCAGGCCCTGAGAGCAGTGATGCATTGAAACAGGTGTGACTGTGGTGTCAAACACATACTTGGTGGAAGCGGTGCACTGAAGGCCTCCGTTGGCAGTGAGGGTCCAGTATTTCCCAGCAGCTGTGCGGAACGCACACTTCCGGTTCTCACGGCAAATCTCCACTTGGAAGACTTCCTGGTCACCTTCCTCATCCTGATTGGCTGAGAGATCCATACCTGGGGACACGCAGGGGTTAGTTTGTGGGAGGGGTCAGCGGCAAATGGAGATGATCCAGATACACATGTAAATCATCTGGTTACGATCAGACATCCTAAATGAGCTACAGACAGCTGGGATTAGCGCAGGGTTTCaccacgcacgcgcacacaccacCACGAAAGTACTCCTGACCTCATTAACATCACAGCAGTCTCACAATGAGCCAGAGACATAATGTCAGTCTAAGGGACACCATACACaactgtacacacacatgcacatgcagttCATAGTACACAATACATGCTATTGTGCATTATGAGGTCATAGTTGACCGATAGCCGGAGGCCCTGGTTGAGAGAGAAACTGTCTGTGTTGCCCCGTTGTGTAAATGTCTGCAGAAAGAAATCAGTGTTTGAGCAAGCCAATGTAATCATGTGCACTTTTTCAACCTTTTCATCCATGACACCCTCCTGGATGCTGCTGGCTCATTTTTCCATCTTTCTTGTTCTCTACAGGCTCACCACTCACTGTATTAAAATGGGACATTCCATTAGCTTCAAGAGAAAGCTCAAAATAAAgctgaacaacaaaaatgctacaCTGGTGACCTCGAGCTGCAGATGTCCAGGAACTTCCCACTCAATTTTTctcatttcaaacccaaacgaAAACTTGGTCATTTACAAGACTTTAAAACTGTTCCTATGAAGCCAGTGTGACAATGTGTAATTTAGAAGGCATCGGTCTCTCCAACTGAAGCCAAACCGTGACTATATGGGACAAAAATGTTGTGGGGCACAAATCAATTAGGTAGGCTACATTCCAGGAAAACCTCTTCCAACAGCAATGTACTAAAAGACACCAAATATTCTGTGGTTCATTATAAAAGGACACAAATGTAGAACAGAATAGctaagatttgttttttcccttGCTACCACATGTTCACACTGCCAATTGTGAACATTGGCGAATTCATGGGGCACGATAGTTTGTATCTACTGGCCGCACAAAAGAAAAGAGGCCAGGAGAGAtgcaaaaacagtcacagaaaaagtaattacctgCTGGCACTGGCATACCAAAAGTAAGACAGAGTAAGGGTTACGTAATGTGTAACAGTGAAGAATTACtgctcacattttgtttttagagGTGAGGGGGGGCATGTCACCTTATTCCTCGTTGTTGGGCACTCACTAAAAGCAACTCCAAAACTTGAGACCTCTGGCCTCTGCAGACATATAGAGTTTCTCCAGAtatgtggacacacacacacacacacatagatgaTTGAGAGGGAAACATAACAGACCTTAATGGAAACCACATGTTCAGAGAAGATGAGAACTAGCAGCAACAGAGAGATTGTAGGAGGAGGAAAAATGACGAATAAGAGTAAAATTCCACCTTTAAGTCAAGACATCGTTGAACAGCACTCTAATCGTCACAGTTTCCTGCTCAGCCCAACACTCAGCACAGTAGCAGACGAGAGCTTATACATTAGTGTGCCAGGAGCGACTGTTTAATCTATCCATCAGCGCTGCAAAGGACACGATTTGTAACTTGTGTACAATTTGTGAGGGCTTAATCCGAAAAGCTGAGGCGCAGCACAGTGATTCAAGCTCGATGGAGATAGGTTTGACGAAGAGATCAGTCAGGGTGCACCAAGGAGATCAAAGCGATGGTTTGGGTATGATTTAGAAGCAACTGCAAACCCCTGATATCGTTAGCAGGGACGCTGGCATAGCAGCTGTTTTAGAGATGACATTTATTAAAAGAGCAAAGAAGCGCAGTAAAGGCTTTCCTTGGTGGAAAGGATTATTAATTCATTTGTTTCAGCAAGTTTGACTCTTCAGTGGATCAGACTGCTAAAGTTGTGACGCAGAACTATCGTTCAATGACCTTTGTTGTTTAAAGTACAACCCCtccccttaaaaaaataaataaataaataaataaagtcttCTACAATCTCTTTCCCAAACAACCATCAATAACTCCTAGTTAAATGTGCTTTGCATAATGCCAAAGCAGAGGGAAATGTAAGGACGTGTTCCGTTTGTAGCTACCTGCAGTCTTCTGGAAAGACTAAGATCTTGAAGCGTGTCTGCAAGAACTGTTgcccattaaaacaaaatcatttgttGGAATTCGGAAGAACAGAATAGTCTAACAAAGTTAAAGCAAGAGTCACTAGCAAGTATAGTAGATTAAATTCAAAGCTTTTCAACTCACATGACTAACTTTGTTGCAAGGAAAATATACTGTGTCTTAAAACTAATGTTTTACAAACGCATACATGAACTGCGCCTCAATCTTCCATTCTTCGCAAATAAAAATCAGGCAAACCAGAACACTGCTTTCATACAACATACTTCATACTACAGTGAACTTTGGCCAAATCTGAAGTGAAACAATGTTTGGGTGTGGGGAAATGgtctttttaaaacacactcaAAGAAGCCTTGAAGAGAGGTTATATCACAAGAAAAATACACAAGAAATGCacaacactgacacagacaAAACATTACAGTGACGCCTGTAGAAACAAAGCCATGACCCAGAGAGGGCAtggctgtgtatgtgtgtgtgtgtgtgtgtgtgtgtgtaagccacatactgtaaatgtacacTGATCAGTTTTTATAAATGTTCCCAAGGGGAAGCTGGAACAAATCTGTACACCAAAACAAAAGTGACCACACATGCAGAAACCTCccaacccacacacacgcactgaaAACACCCTTTCCATCGTTCTGTCCACCTCACCGTGCACATCCATTCTGATGGAGGGGAAGGCACAGATTGTTGGCCACAGTTTAATGTGAGCCAGCACCAGGTCTGCTGTGAACGCACGCGATTGTGCACAGTTCAattgcccgtgtgtgtgtgtgtgtgtgtgtgtgtgtgcgctattGTTCAGTAGGCCTGACTGAGGAGGTGGACAGCTGGGGCACAAATGGGGAGCCACCAGATCATCAGCCTTTGTTCTGATTCAGATGCATGGTCCCTCCAGCCAGTcctggctttaaaaaaaaaaaaaaaaaaaaaaaaaaaaaaactaactcaaAAAGCCTAATCAAGCTGCAGGAAACAAGCGCACACTACCCTTCCTGTATCAAATGGTAAGGTCACAGGATAAATTGATTTTCAACTCATGCTGAGTGTGAAGGGCATTTCTGTAGAGATGCACCCACACAGGAAGCCTAACCTATAATGAAGATTTAATGCCcccccgccacacacacacacacagtctcaaAAACATCAACAAGATGGTCTTTAAACATAGTTTACACATTCTGCAGCAGCCAGAGAACACAGAACGATAACAGCAATCACTAGCCCTCTTTTCCCCTTATTGTGTGCGCACGGTCACAGTTTACAGAATTGTGAGAGTCATGTTTTGGTTTCTGCCAGCCGGAGGAGGTGAAGGACACAGAACTGGTGTCAGGGCTCATTTGGCAAACCACACTGAGCCACACAGAAAGACTGACCGTAAAGAAAACCTGATGTGAGGCAAAGCTTAGATTTGTGAGCAACAGACTATGAAGTAAACCAACGAAAGACAATTTGATGTTATTCTGCctatcttaaaaataaaaccgGAAACTTCTCACTACAGTGTAATTCAGCACATTTCTACACAATTGTACAGTAAAACTTGACACTCAAGTTTTATAAagggcacggtgaccgactggttagagcgtcagcctcacagttctgaggaccccggttcaatccccggccccgcctgtgtggagtttgcatgttctccccgtgcctgcgtgggttttctccgggcactccggtttcctcccacatccccaaaacatgcattaattggagactctaaattgcccctaggtatgaacgtaagtgcgaatggttgtttgtttgtacgtgccctgcgactggctggcaaccagttcaagttgtaccccgcctcctgcccaataatagctgggattggctccagcactcccgcgacccttgtgaggagaagcggctcagaaaatggatggatggaagttttatAGAGCTCATGTATATTAGGATCTTGGTACAGGTTTACCTAATGAATTGCTCAGTAGGGGTCTATTTTATATGCCAGTTCATTGATCTACCAAGATCAATCAAACCACAAAGCCACAAATTTTGTAAAGCTGTTTTCCCCTCACAGgccaattataaaaaaaaaaaaaaaaagatctcccATTTggcattttaaatttaaaactcATGCCCTTCAAAGACCAGATGGACCAACCTCCTGGACATCACCTCAGGACGCAAGTGTTCCTTTACAGGCCACATTTAACCCCTCATTAAACCCAAATTTTAGTAAGCTAATACCTCTAAGCAAGTCTTTGTTAATGTATTGGCCAGGAGGCTAATTTTTGAGTAACCTCATACATTCTAGTCCATTTCCTGTGGAAACTGCATGTGATTTGGTGAATTTACACGCAAAGGTTATAACATTCCTTGGATTTTTACAGCAAATGTGTCACATTAATTCAGGCCCTAAAACTCTAGTCCACTCCAATGAGACggtaataaaatacattgttgagaTAGTGAAAGCTGACCCCATCCCCTCCCCATATTAGCTACTACTGCCGGCGTGGAACCAGATGCAAAGACGAGTCAGTGGTCACAACGGTAGCAAACAGGAAATGATGACCTCTTAAAGCACTCTGCCTTCAAGCTTACCACTTAAAAACACCATTGAGCTGAAGGCTAACAGACTCAAAACATAGTGTCCTAGTCCATAAAGGGTCTCTCTGGGAATTTGGGAGCATCTCCTTAGCAGGGATGGAGGCAAGTGGATGAAATGAGCACCTAGAAGAGGTACTTTCATGACAATTAGGAAGGCCACAAGCACTAATGACAGGAAACAGCTGGTAGactcattcaaaataaaatactgaaatattgaCTACATTTAGATGAAATCCATACAGTCACATATTTTAGTCCACTGCCCTAAGAGAATACGATGTAATATATAGCTAGATTCTTCCCAGCTTCTTATTCGGCATCACCAATTTTTGGCATACTGTAGGTTTTAATGGACAGATACTCTTCCGGACTCAACCCTCCCGTACTCATCCGAGCTTGGGACCTGCACAAAATTAGGCTGGCTTCTCCCTCAGGGGATAAGATTTATCATATAGCGAGATTATGGCAGTACTATGTTGGTCTGCGAAGAGGATATTCTACAGCAGTATCTCTCAAACTATGGTGCCCAGACACCCGGTGGCTCATGAGCTGTAACTTGGGGGTCCGGAAAACAGTTTGCAataaattgttgtattgttatatataaaaaaaaaattaaaaaaaagcaagtgaAATTCTTCCTCCTTACAATCGTTTTGGGGCCAATTAAAAGTGCTGATAAGATTTTGACATATCATGCAAGCATGCAGTATTTCTGGCTCTAAATTTGTTCTCATGCAGGTGCAACATGCTGGGCAACACTATGTGCCACTggaagagaaaaaagaagaggcaAAGAAGGTCCCCTACTGAAAAGCAGTAATAGTTGCAAACACAGACCAGAAAGAGATGTGCCTGTGATTATTGTTGCATTATACACAAATGGCATAGTAGCAGTTTAAAATTCAGAATTATCGTaaaatctatgctaatttctgttagcccatTTATGGCGCTTCACCATATGTTACCAAtcagctagcagacttttgttagACCAAATTAGGTTTTGGTTGAACATGTTTAACTATaagatgtttaatttttttgtctcagttctacagtaaacttcaacaagGAGTGAtgagcttgaagcaagcacactttgcctcTTAATTGAGAATTGCAACAGAGCGCAAGAACGGACGCAAAGAACTCTGAAGTGTGTTTTAGATTATTAAGTATTAcatttaataagtttaaatgtcttTAAAGCATGTGGAGGGGTagaacctttttaaaaatgtttttttatgttctctctctctcagataTTTGCCTATTCCGCGTCAGTCTGGAACATATCGCCGCCATCAACTGGGGTTCACTTTATCAATCTTACaaggaaattttttttactgctttttaGAAGAGGGCCTCACGTTACCATTGAACCAGAGCTGAATGCATAGTGCACACTACTGAGTGTTTTAAGCTAAGCTAAACCAACATTCACACAAAATCAAGACTCAActgcattgtcttttttttaattgtgcgAAGTTGATCACCAAATCCAAAACTCAACAGTTCTGATAACACTCGGCAACATTTGGACCAAGCCAGGCCACTTCAACCACCATGTTGGCTCCAGTCGGCTGTGGAGGAAAGCTAGGAGCAGCTGTAGGTCCAAAAACATCTGGAGCCAGTTTAATTCCGATCAGGTTTTTAATACGCATCACAATGATCCCGCTATTTGGCATTGTGAATATGGGCTTCCTCTTGGGATTGTCATTAAAAGACAAGCTCATGCAACATGCACAAGCGGAACGGTAAAagccattttcagatttctGGCACAAGCCAACTTGCTACAGAGAGCGCCGCCATGTACTTCCAACAGCAGTTGCTAGACTCCATTTTGTGGAGACGGCAGAGAAAGTGCTGATGGGGATAAAAGTGGATAAATGATCCATTGACAAGTAAACACAGCAGGGAGATGGAGCAAACTGGCTCAGAGTGTCACAGATAGAAAGATAGGAGTTGTAAAGAAAAGGATCTCTTTGGAAAAGAGGGTGCCAAACCACAAGGGAGCACAGTGCACTCATCTGACCAAGCACTAAATATAGATTTAGAGCCGCAACCAGTATTATAGTGCTATGTATTAAGCCTGTGCTAATAGTTTTCCTGCTGATTTAGGTGTGACGTGCATGATTCAAATTTAAAgtccccccccatcccccaaaTCTGAAACAATGCTCATCAACAGTTGGCCTGCTCATTTTAGTTGGTCTTGGCACTGATTGCTTTTGACCTTTAACGCACAGCAGACAGGCCTGATGGCTTGAAGAGGATGGGGGGAGGTCCGCCATGAGGGAAATTATGCAAGAGGTGTGATggagaaggaaggaagaaagaaaggaaggagaCAAGCTTTTGTCTTACCCACTTGTGCAGCTGGAAACCACAACCATCACACACATCTAACATGGGGTCAACTCAGCCAGTCTCCTACAACAATCATTCAAAGGTATTTTATGAATAATTACACTGATAAATGTGTCATTTGCCATCTTGGCTATATGGATAAAATATTCATTAGTAATAGCAACAATCTGGATTTGATACAAGCAGACATTCAAATGTCGActgaagaataaaaataattgacGGCAACAAAGACGGGTAAGAGCTCCACATAAAATGAGATGTGAGCAGCAGAACACAAAGCCTGAACTaacctcattcactgccagccctcccagttaacatggatatttgacttctaaagccgtcaatggcagtgaatgtgactTTTAACGTGCAACATAGGCCAAAGATGAGCCCACTAAATACTTGCGGAAGCTCCAAAATCTTACAGCTCTGTGGCttgaatgttcaaatgtcaAAGGTGTGCCACTGGGTCCTTCTACTTTAAGGCTCGTTTACATGTGAATGATGACACACATGCACGTAGACAAGCGGGCCTAAAGGCCTCCTTTTTGCACTCTTTCCACCACAATCGTCCGTAAAATTAGAGAACCATAAGTTTCCTCCAAAAATTGATTTTTGCCATCAGGTTtgtggcttcaagatccttgaGCTTTTACCCCccaatataatgtatatacGGTGTTTTACATGTTTATATCGTCCATATTTATTCATCTCTCAATTGGCACTcactgttcaaagaagactATGATCAGCACATTTTAAGATTTGTTTTGGGTTCAAAGTGCAATAGAACTATTATTTATGTGTGAGTCTATAACAGTATAAactatactgtatagtataaTTTCACTGTCAATATGCCCACTTTGCACAAATTGTACAATTACTGTAGCATAATTAGACTACTTACCACAAACTGTATCAACATgaataatatacagtagattagatttcactttattttaattccaCCTCAAAATGCTGCCATTTGCATTTCCTTTGTTGGGTGTTTCTATTAATACAAGTGTATATGGGTGCATTTTGCTGCTGTGGCATCAAGATGAtcaaagctgtgtgtgtgtgcgtaaattttatatatatatatatatatatatatattttttatttttttttttaatacagtatattctttttttttttttttttttgcgtactGCGTGCAGGGGGTTGTAGTCAAACATGCCATCACAGTAATTACACGTCCACTGACAgactgacacacaaacacaaacacacacacacacacacaccttggcgGGTGGAGACGTTCCTCTCGTTGGCCGCAGTGAGGACCACCTGCGGGTGGCTCTGCTCCAGCTGGAAGAGCTCGTCCTTGCCAACGCGCGCGCTCTTGCCGGCCTTCATGGTCCCGGAGGGCCCGGAAGGCGCCAGGTACTTGCCGCCGCAGTCCCTGAACGCCACCTTGCCGGAGCGAAACTCCAGCGTGTAGCCGGTGGTCTTGTCCGTGGCGGCCACCAGCGCGCCGTCGTTCCTCAGGAAGCGGTTGTCGGAGGTCTGCAGGTGGTAGCGCTGCTCTCGGAACACCAGCGTGATCGTGGAGTCCACGCCCCACGGGACGTCCCTGTCGATGGCGATCTCGTCCACCTTGGAGCTCAGGTGCGCGTAGCGTTTGCGCGTCAGGCTGAAGATGTTGACCTGCGGGTGCATGGCGATGTGCACGCTCCATTTCTCCGCCACGGACGCGGTCTGGGCGAAGCAAATGATCCGGTCCTCGGTTCCGCCCAGGTAGCGGCCGAAGGGTTCGGACTGCAGGGACCAGCGGCCGTCGTCGTGCGCGGTGATGATGAAGCGGCACTCGGGGCCCGGAGCCTCGCTGTCCCCGGTCACGTTGCCGTCCTTGTCGGTGGCGATGTAGCGGCCCAGATGGGACTTGAGGAGGAACACGTTGCCGCTGGCGTCGTCGCCGCTCTGCTCCAGGGTCCAAATCTGCTTCTTCTTCATGCTCGACGCCGAGGCGTTGATTTTGAAGCCGAACGTCTCGGCCGTCAGGTATTTGTTGCCGCAGTTGATGAGGCCGAACTGGATCTGCAGCATGTCGCTGGTTCCGTTG
It encodes the following:
- the fscn1a gene encoding fascin actin-bundling protein 1a, yielding MRQAEERARAFTDTLLKQREAREAPQHPTRQETLENSTALRQNRSEATMTTNGASNGTSDMLQIQFGLINCGNKYLTAETFGFKINASASSMKKKQIWTLEQSGDDASGNVFLLKSHLGRYIATDKDGNVTGDSEAPGPECRFIITAHDDGRWSLQSEPFGRYLGGTEDRIICFAQTASVAEKWSVHIAMHPQVNIFSLTRKRYAHLSSKVDEIAIDRDVPWGVDSTITLVFREQRYHLQTSDNRFLRNDGALVAATDKTTGYTLEFRSGKVAFRDCGGKYLAPSGPSGTMKAGKSARVGKDELFQLEQSHPQVVLTAANERNVSTRQGMDLSANQDEEGDQEVFQVEICRENRKCAFRTAAGKYWTLTANGGLQCTASTKSTNCYFDIEWRGKRLTLRAANGKYVAAKKNGQLAATIDSAGESEEFIMKLINRPIIVLRGEHGFIGCRKVTGTLDSNRSSYDYFTLEFRDGAYSLQDSTGKYWMVGNEQAVVSSSDTPVDFLFEFCDYNKLAVRHVSDGKYLRGDHAGVLKANADDLETATLWEY